GGAAGGCGTCGAGGTCGAGCGTGCCGTCCTCGATGCGCATCGGTACGCGGCGCACGATCGCGCCGGCGGATTCCGCCGCGCGCACCCACGGAGTGACGTTCGCGTCGTGGTCGAGGCGCGTGACGACGACCTCGTCCCCCGGGCCCCAGGTGCGGCAAAGCGCCCGCGCGAGCGCGAAGGTGAGGGTCGTCATGTTCGCCCCGAAGACGACCGCCCCCGACCCCGGATCGCCGACGAACTCCGCCGCGGCCCGGCGGGCGCGTTCGACCATGGCGTCGTTCTCGATGCTGGTGACGAACGACCCGCCGTGATTGGCGTTCACGTGCGTCATCGCGCGCGCGACCGCGGCCGTCACGGAATCGGGGACCTGGCTCCCGGCGGGACCGTCGAGAAAGACGGCCGGTCGGCCGTTCACCGTCCGGGCGAGTCCGGGGAATCGCGCGCGCCAGCGGTCGACGTCGAAGGGGGCGCTCATGAGGGGGCGAGTATAAGCAGCTCCGCCGCGATCGTGACCTGAAGCGACTCGACCCCTTCGAGCCTCGCCCGCTCGCTCCGCCGCGACCCGCGATAACTCATCGCGAGCGCGTCCTCGAG
The Candidatus Polarisedimenticolaceae bacterium genome window above contains:
- a CDS encoding aminotransferase class V-fold PLP-dependent enzyme codes for the protein MSAPFDVDRWRARFPGLARTVNGRPAVFLDGPAGSQVPDSVTAAVARAMTHVNANHGGSFVTSIENDAMVERARRAAAEFVGDPGSGAVVFGANMTTLTFALARALCRTWGPGDEVVVTRLDHDANVTPWVRAAESAGAIVRRVPMRIEDGTLDLDAF